From a single Terriglobales bacterium genomic region:
- a CDS encoding ATP synthase F0 subunit B, whose product MKASIVLRGCALFLVLAVVMAGLGHARQSPDAATRKADQGKKAQSQSSAQSSPAGGHSNQQEGGLESGSHTIQGELSEASREAAGEEEGNAQFKHSATVRLVGKLLGLSPEGAYWVAVLSNFAVIIAVVVYFWRKKLAAAFRARNEAIRKGIEEARRASEDANRRLSEVESRLASLGGEIDQMKAAAEKDAAAEEERLREAAQEDKRKIVTAAEQEIEAASKAARRQLKAYAAELAVALAEKKIQVDPATDRTLVSNFVRELGGNNR is encoded by the coding sequence GTGAAGGCGAGCATCGTGCTACGCGGTTGCGCTCTGTTCCTTGTGCTCGCGGTTGTAATGGCCGGCCTCGGGCATGCCAGGCAGAGTCCAGACGCGGCTACTCGCAAAGCAGATCAGGGCAAGAAAGCCCAATCGCAATCATCGGCCCAATCATCGCCGGCCGGAGGCCATTCCAATCAGCAGGAGGGCGGGCTGGAGAGTGGTTCCCACACTATCCAGGGAGAGCTGAGCGAGGCATCGCGGGAAGCTGCCGGGGAAGAGGAAGGTAACGCCCAATTCAAGCACTCGGCTACCGTCCGGCTCGTCGGCAAACTTCTCGGACTCAGCCCAGAGGGAGCCTATTGGGTCGCTGTTCTGAGCAATTTTGCTGTCATCATCGCAGTCGTCGTTTACTTCTGGCGAAAAAAGCTGGCGGCCGCGTTCCGGGCCCGCAACGAAGCCATACGCAAAGGGATCGAAGAGGCTCGACGCGCCAGCGAAGATGCGAATCGGCGGTTAAGTGAGGTTGAAAGCCGCTTGGCAAGCCTCGGCGGCGAGATTGACCAGATGAAGGCTGCTGCCGAAAAGGACGCAGCCGCCGAAGAAGAGCGTCTGCGTGAGGCGGCACAAGAAGACAAGCGCAAAATTGTAACGGCCGCGGAGCAGGAAATTGAAGCTGCATCCAAGGCAGCTCGCCGGCAGCTCAAGGCCTATGCCGCAGAATTGGCAGTAGCCCTGGCGGAGAAAAAGATCCAGGTGGATCCTGCCACCGACCGGACTCTGGTCAGCAACTTTGTGCGCGAACTGGGAGGCAATAACCGCTGA
- the atpH gene encoding ATP synthase F1 subunit delta encodes MSAITSRYARAFADVVFEKHLDVEKMRRELHSMMDVAQGSAELRRIWENPAIPSDQKQRLLGALAARLEISRPVRNFIAVLIDHRRIGQLREITSEFEHEINQRLGFAEAQIVSARQISDSEKGEVEAQIERLTGKKVRAQYVTDPSLLGGAIVKVGSTIYDGSVRGQLQKIKEELASA; translated from the coding sequence ATGTCTGCCATTACCAGCCGCTACGCCCGGGCCTTCGCCGACGTCGTCTTTGAAAAGCATCTCGACGTCGAGAAGATGCGCCGTGAGCTGCATTCCATGATGGACGTGGCCCAGGGCAGCGCCGAGTTGCGGCGCATCTGGGAGAATCCCGCGATCCCGAGCGACCAGAAGCAAAGACTGCTGGGGGCTTTGGCGGCTCGATTGGAGATTTCCCGGCCGGTGCGGAATTTCATTGCTGTACTGATCGACCATCGGCGCATCGGGCAGCTGCGGGAGATTACGTCCGAGTTCGAGCACGAGATTAACCAGCGCCTGGGATTTGCCGAAGCGCAGATCGTAAGCGCCCGCCAAATCAGCGACAGCGAAAAGGGAGAAGTGGAAGCGCAGATCGAGCGCCTCACCGGGAAGAAGGTGCGCGCGCAATATGTTACCGACCCAAGCCTGCTCGGAGGCGCCATCGTCAAAGTGGGAAGCACCATTTACGACGGCTCGGTTCGCGGCCAATTGCAGAAGATCAAGGAAGAGCTGGCGTCGGCGTAG